In Homalodisca vitripennis isolate AUS2020 unplaced genomic scaffold, UT_GWSS_2.1 ScUCBcl_2802;HRSCAF=7903, whole genome shotgun sequence, the sequence CTTTATCATGAATCTCGATTCTTCGTTATGcatttataagcttcttttcctaagagaGAAAAGCGGACCTTCAGGTTCTGCTTGCAGGCAACCGGATTTGATGATTTAgttaaaattccatatttcaATTGACGAGTGGCTTAACTTTCACTAACTGTTGTAACCACTCACTGGGAGACAGCAATGCACATAAGTAAACGTTATATCAAGCCACTATCACAACAtgtcgaaaatttaaaaattgttttcatgaaTACGAAAAACAGTGTTTCACACTAGATCAGTGAGATTTATTTATATCTCCGAAATACATTACTTCAAAATTTGGATACACCGTTAATTGcgttactaaaaataacaaattaatatgttgCAAACCcgttactaataagaaaatttgtaatgtaaacatagcaaattacatttaatacacCCAGCtgatataaaacttttcaatagaacacctttcataaaataagtaaatggtattgataaaaacttttatatccaGCAACGcttggaaattattaaaaatattttcttaaatacacTACAATTCAAAAGGGTATttgtctttaatataattttatgagctTGCTCCgtgttttcttaaaaaagaaaactttctgCAGTTCCATCAGGATAGGAATTTTGTGGTATTTTATCGATCTAATTTAACGTAAAACTGTTCAATTTTTCTTCGTTATTTTCAAAACCATGCTAATAGAGTTTGTCCTTTTCTTTGTAGGAAATTTCTAAACTATGACATGTTATTTCAGTTCTCAAATGTTTAAACGTTTCGCACATACAAGAACATTTATGAAGACTGTAATTATGTACTAAATGTGTATGTATTACATTAAGTTGAAAGagccaaaatatataatatgctaAGTATATTAATTGAATCTGATCCCTCATCAGCAGGTAACGGTCAATAACAATGTTACTAGGGACCGTAAAAGATTGTCTTAATTACTAGATATCAACAATTCTTGCATGGACCATCCGCCCGGTGTGACAAAGCTCGTCTGGGGCTGATCTTGTAACTGTGtcaagaatatatttgttattataggcCTAATGACGAAAAGTTTCGTAacctatttcttaaaaaaatcaacatttccTTGTCACTAAATTTGCGATCCCCATTTCcatcattttaaatttgcatataatttaaattcaattcaaagtaaattcaataaaataatcctATGAAAAATAGTTCCACAAACATTTCATATTCCATAACCCTTTCTTACAACtcacaataaactaaattgagtcaaaaattattgttttaatgattacCTTAACAGAGAATAATTTATACctagttaccatgaaaacacaattttaaaatcataatattttcaaaaaggtttcAAAGCAGCAGCTTACTGATTCATTGGGCTTTTAGTTAATACGGACGAGGTTAGCAGTGTTCACGTTCGCTCATCTTCGGACCTGTGGCGTTGACATCACGCCTGAGCCTCTATCCTCTCTGCTGCAATATTCTTCAAAAGGATAAGTCAAAATATCTcaattttcattgaatacaattcacgtagatgttgtcttgCATGTATGGCTTTGTATGTTGTCCGATTATTGATGTTACACAATTATTCTTGCAGTTTATACTGTCTTTTTACAACATGTAGGGCAAGAGAACTACTATAAGTTGCttatttaactgaatatttaGCTGTATGTAATTTCTGTATGGATTCCACCCACTACGCCACATGCTTGCCCGTTATTGTCTAACGTTGGTGcagtaaaattgattaaataatttcaaatgttaaaatatttatctttttaattgactgctttaaatataattataaacgcATTGTTTAGCATTCACCATAGTTCAGAATTTACAAGTATTTGAACTGTTTACTGCCAGAACCTGTTTCTCTGCATTATAAttacttagaaaaatatttcatctcttGTTTAAGTGGTATACGTCCAGGAGCCCAGGgctcattattattgtttaagtaCACAACCTAGTTCTTAGAATTGAAAGAGAAGTTTATATTAAGAAAGGAATTAATCGTCAGTTTTGCGTGTTGTGGAGGAGGCCGAAAGGAAGGATAagaaaagagtttaaaatattaaataacactgTTTAGAAATCATAGCTCTTTAGCTTTAAACTTAAAACTGACCGCATacgaataaatatgttttaatcatatatagAAACTTAAAGTTATGGCTTTCCAAATTATCTGTTTCTGTGAAAGTatcataattgttatttaattatttgaaagcaggtattaaatatttaaatacaggaAAAATCTAAGAAATGATATCGTTTGAAGTTTTTAACTCTTGCGATCCTGTCCCATTTTACAAAAAGTAGCGTGTTTGGCGATCGATTTATTCCAGGCCAAATAGGAAACCAAATTGATTAGGTTTTGTTGATAAGTTTTATATCAACAGGCAAATCTAAACTTGCATTGTAACTGTACTACTTCATGCAAATAGACAGTGTTAGACGTGCTGTACttgatgtttatgtttactaGCAAATACTTATTATGTTCTgactattaaatttgaattatgtttcagGCTACAATGCTACTCATCCTAAACATGAGAAGAACCAGTATCGTAAGTACTTGGGACATAAGtgtttaatgccattctgaaactgctTTTGTAGTCAAACCTTCTAGTTTTTATATTCTCTTTAAAGGTATTAGTGATTAGAGAGTAAAATGATTTCTGTCATATTTTGTGATTCGAAAGTTTTGtactgattattttcaggtggcctcggtcctgcattgatccgacgtcctctctgtgacacttctcatcatataacacttcttcacgtgtgttgcaaaacacgcaaagtatgaatgttGGTTGAATGGAAAAAAGTGTGACTGAGTGAGTGCGTGTAGAACTGCATTGAACTCAAACAATtattctccactacacaacatattaaggtaactaaatttatctgcttatattagacttaagtttaaatatttgtcccacgaatatacttaatattattaatatttatttaattaaggtatattactataattatatggattttgggaaatttttagtttaaaatgatacattattatatgctGCTTTtactgattgttacagggtgatgttGTCAATGTGGCAGGAGGCCGCTCCAcccacactaatacacacactacacatacactaggtaatgtattgttctacttaaaaattgtattataagtttGGCTACAATAGTTATTTCAGAATGGCACAATAATGGTGATTGGTTGATTATATGTTTGTAGAGGATAgatttaatcttaatataattataattactcatGGCAATTGTTAGTTCATGAGTTAAATTAGTTTATCTTACTATGTTAATAGTGATTTTTAAggacctttaaaatatttaatatagcagTTCCTGAAAATGAAGCAGGATGCTTTGTCTCGAGTGGAATATGACTATGATGACACGAAAAGTTGTAATCAAACTTTCAGTGTTCCTAGTGGCAAAGAAATGTTAtgctgtaaatgtaataaatgtgtttGTTATCCCCTCGTATACAAATTGTTATGAAGGTGAGTTATGAATACATCAGCAAGCGTAGGCCTAATCACtgcataaagtttaaaatatctctaaaatagTTGGCATATCTTAAATGGACTCAATAAACTTAAACCTCAGTGCATACCATCAAGTGGTGGTACTATAAGCTCATAATACCAGATATTTTGTTATCAGTTATTGCTATATAAATTGTTGctgattttttaaacttataaatataaaataaaaccaatatttgacCTTTATAAAATTCATCCTACACAAGGCCACGCCAAAGTAAGCGTATTTGTTGGCGTAACTGTTGAGTCTGTCACTTGGATACAATCTTTcgatatttatacattttacgaAATTGGCCCCACAATGATACCCAGTCTTATGTTTCATCCCAAAACTTAATGAGTTCTTGCACGGGTGATTTGAATTATCACCcattaattgcattttaaatacgCTGACGACCTATATCTGAACGTTCatcattgtttttgttaataaaattatcagtAGAAATACtcacaatataaaatttagtcttagacaaaatattttattataaacaagttgATCAAGATTAAGTCAATGTAAGGTTTCCAAAGCAAGATCGACCAAGAGACACGGTTCCCAGAAATTAATTACAAGTGACTTAGAATTATGTTGGAACTTAGGCTACACTAAGATATCCGTAATATGCCTCATGTTGTatgttgtcgagtaaagaatatATGGCGTGCTCAAAtgcattgtaatataaataaaactattttgagtaaagagagatattttaatatgtagttagtcattacttttaaattaagatCACTACGAGTTTTCTTTCTCCtctgtatttatagtttaaaagttataaaaattttaattttaaacataaatataatttatggtccgtttgatattttaaatgtatcatataCGTTTATTTACTTAATGTGTAGTTGTTATTCAAAACCTATTCAACAAAATTATTCGATGTACAGGAACACTTCTACGTTGTTTTTAAAAAGCACAATATCAAAACAGTTGAAAATTTCATTGCAGTAAATAGGGaagactttacatttattttaggaGACTGGCctacgtttaaaataaatgttttagaaatagaaataagtttttgaagACTATAGATTTAGAAAAGTTACAAACTAATTACCTCAGAATTTTATCGTATTGAAGAATGCGTTATTGTTTGACATCTTACTAGCTATTATTGGTATAGAGTACTCTCAAAGATCAgaaatttacaattgtatcttgggattaaatttgtttccatattataaaaacaaacaataacacaaatatagaAAACAGAGGATATAGAACAACAAGAAAAGAGCATAAATAATAGCcaacataaaataaaccaaacatatTGTTCCAGCTATTTACAAAATAGGTTGTACCAGTGTCAGTGGAATAATCCCACTATTTATTCTTTTAGCTATTTATGTACAAAGAGGACGGCtctacaaactagattaaaaactaacgctgtaacaaaatttaaaaaataactttggagaGAGATGTGTCTATAACTAATATACCTTATATAATTGCACCCCAAAATAAATGACAACTAAGTAGTGAACTTAAAATCTCATTTTCTCCAATTCAATAAAATTGTCCGAGTATATGTGTAGAGATATAAAAACATGGCTATCTTTGTtagataacttatttttatttcaaattagtcgaaaagtgtaaaaattcttaacaattttcacaaagtattaaataatttagtacttaatttatatgatgCGATTAcactctttttataaattttgaattcgattttatgaagataaagacgacattatttaataatgaaaaatttaattcgaAATATACTACATCAAAGTTAATAGAAGGATTGtaagattactttttaaatagctACATAACTCAATTGCAGCCGTTGTCTGATTATaagttttacaagaaacttaCAGACGACaagaatttgaaattaaaatcttttctcTGGTAAGATAAATCTACttacaaatacatatattcaGAATGTGTTTTAATGCAATCCTGCTTCTTccctcaaaatatttattggaaaacaGCGCATTAACTCGGATTTTGAGGAAAAAGTTTCCAAAAAGAACATGGATATTTTTGATGGCCAAAACACAAGGAACtgatactattttatttacaaaccatagcaTTTCGTAAGTACACATTGAACATTTAATATCCTAGTGCAGAGATCTACACTATCTCTCTTTCGTAGTATTTATACAACTATATATTTGCAGGATTAGTCcatttcttaattaacaataattattcctagttaccatgaaaacacaattttaaaatcaaatactttcGAAAAATTGTTCAGTAGAGTGGAATCCTGATTAGTTTTACTTCTAGTTAATACGGACAATGTTAGCAGCGTAAATGATCGGTCTTCTTCCGACCTGTGACCCCAACACCACGACTGAGCTTCTGTCGCTTTGATGGGAAATTACTGAAAATAGatgtcaaaaaataaactttttcattgaatataactcATTTAGATGTTGCATTTTATGTATGGCTGTAGGTGctgtctgaatattgatgttaacatttaggccttgagtttagattgtagcaactcaatAATTTGACTTATTACTTTTAggacagcagaagtactataacttacttattttaccGTATATTTAGCTATAGGTAATTGCTGAATGGGCTTCTTCAACGACACGACATACCTTTTAGTtattatcaaaacttttaaaacagtacAGTTGATAACATAGattcataaactaaaaatataaataatcactCTTCATACCAGTCTGTGAGGTTATACACGCGatttctgtttattgtttacaattccaaatgtaaatgtatttccTCATAAGTAATTAATCTTGGTTTTTTCACGGAATCATAGTGTGTGTAGTAACGTAAACACATACAACGGAAAAGAAAAATGTTGCGAGTATAAAAAAAGACACGCGTATTTAAGAGACAAATTGCAAAAGATTGGcgagcacattgtgcacttgaatgATTGGCGAGAGATGTAGCGGAaaactatatgaaataaaaaaaattatataacctctttatttatattacataaattgcaaccaagaatagaataaatttactttttatatcaaccgAGTTGTCAAATATGAATATTCTTTTCTTGTTCAAATCTACTAAgacttaagtaataatatatatatatatatatatatatatatatatatatatatatatatatatattatgcataCTTAGTTGCCGTTATCAAGTTagtattttatactgtaaaattcaaCACGTCtaagtgagaatttacggatgtACATTATTTCTTGTAGCGTACATGCTTATTGTCTGCGGGAGATAGCGGCACGCGTGACTTAACCTACATATCTCGATTAACTAACCttataagggaggggagtattacatggtagaagggttacgacctgcccaaggactggccctagtaccgtGGAATGCTCTAACCTAGGTGCGcatttcactgcagccattgctgttggttctagtaacagtggtaaatgaacggcaactgttttaagtaCAGGCAGTCCTAATCCCTGCCAAGGTTAGtcataaaatttttgaaagtaacattttaatagatctcataTAACTTTCCTTCGTGATTCCGATATTTTTCCGTGTGTATTATTACCTGACATATATGGTGAATAGGTAATATATGGAGATTTGACACCTAGTTCCTGTGTCTGACGGTCAGTTGCTTTAttgtaacgtgtttaatcatgtAGACTTTTCTATGCATATCTTTCAGGCTTCGTCtacttatttttacttgtttgttGTTTTCACAGTAATTTTCTTTGGAAGTGATGTGCATAAACAATGTCAACTTACAACTAATAAGGTATGCTACCGACCATTTCAAAATCTAAACCACAACAGATGTTGCACAAGTTAGTTATTTAACTACCAAATTAACAGCTAATTTATTCTAAGCGAATAATGTATCCTTAAGTGACaggactttaaataaaattaacgtattagggattatgtgtttgagtatttattttaaatataacagatgATTTCACTGTTTTTGAACTTGCccaattgattgttttattttaatttagttaatatgttttGAGGTAATGAAATAGTTctcattaattacaaataaaattacaagtttaatttgtttataaatatttgtaatgacaACATTCAGTTGATTCTACTCACATCGCATAAAGCCGTGTCCACACTATGCCGCGGTTGGCTTTTGGCAATGCCGCGTTGGCAAAGCCAATGCAATGTAGACGTGGCCGTTGGCATATGCCGCTGAGCCAATGGTTTGCCAACGAAAATCGCTCTAGTGTCGGTCTCCATCAAAGGAAGCCGGTGAGAGCCGGTAGTGGGGACGAGCCAACCGTTGGCTTCACGCGGCATGCACGTGGCTGAGACAGTGCCGAGTACAGTCATGGAGTGGACGAACGATAAAGTGTGTCAACTTATTGAGCTCTACCGTGATAAACCTGTTCTGTGGGACTGTCGCTTGAAAGGGTACAAAGACAGAAACAAGAAACAAGATGCTCTTCAAGAAATAGCAGATGTTTTTGGTGTTGACAAAGCAGTagtggaaaagaaaattaaaaacctagtgtgccattttttacgtgaaataaaAAAGGAGAGAGACTCAAGTAAGTCTGGTGCGGGAAATTCTGATGTGTACAAGAGTAAATGGTTTTGCTATAACAACATGCTATTTCTCCAGGATCGAAATACACCTAACGAAACGACGGACACAATCACGcaggtaaatatatattgacacagtaagtattagtaattatattttacgttcATATCAAACACATATTACATAGTTAGGGCTAATTATTTGTCTTGTTGAAAGGATAATTTTCCAGCCGGGGAAGCGAAGAAGTCTGCAAATTCTTTTCTAGTGGCTTGTGCCTCATCAGTGCTTCTTCTTGAAGTTCGAGGAAAGTTGACCAAAGCTTGATTTGAAGGGGATTGTCTCCAATGTCCTGGATTGATCTCACCTGTAGTTGAGCACTCAGAGTCGAATGTTCCCACGGGGTTGTACACTGATTTGGAATTACTTTTCCTCAAGTAGTTGTGCAGATAAAGTACTGCCAACACCACCAGCGTAGCCCATTCTGGTTTTAATAGCATAGGTCTTTGTAGTATGCGGTACACAGAGGATATTATGCCGAATGCATTCTCAGAAACTCTACGTGCTCTACTTAACCGATAGTTGAACACTCTTTCTTTAGAGTCCTTTTTTTGAATACCTGGATATGGTTTCATGATGTGCTTCGATAAAGGAAAAGCATCATCGGCCACAAAAACATACGGTGTTTTATCTGTTCTTccaggaagaggagtaggaggaGGAAGATGCATTGTGTTGTTCCTCAGACAATCTCTGAATGTTGTGTGACTAAACACACCTCCGTCTGATATTCTTCCTTGACAACCAACACTTGCGTAGATAAAGTTGTAGTGCGCATCTACCACCGCAAATAGAACTATACTGAAAAACCCCTTGTAGTTGAAATATTCTGTGCCACTATGGATAGGTGCTTGCAACTCAATATGCTTCCCATCAAAGGCCCCCACACAGTTTGGGAAATTCCACTTATCATTGAACTCTTTTGAAATAACTTTCCACTCTGCTTCTGTTTTTGGCATCTGAAACAAAATGACAACAATATAGCAATATTCATTATCCAATCAttaatcttttccttttttttaggaCGAGCATACAAATAAAGATGGAGATACTGCAAACCAATCGCAAACTGTCAACCAGGACCAAGTTGCTGGACCAAGTGGAGAAACGCCTCGAAAACGTGTAAGTTTGCCAAAGGAACAGTCTGATCGGCCAGGCGGAGgcccacaaaagaaaaaaaagactaCAGTTACAGAAGAAGCTCTGTCAATTATGAGAAGTATCCAAGGTCGGCATAAAGGTATGGATCAGTTCAAATCTTTTGGAGAGCAAGTAGGACTGCGTATTAAAGACCTCCCATCATCAAATGCTCAGAAAATTGCAAAACACCTTATTAGTAATATTCTGTTTGAAGCAGAAATGGGCAAGTACGACTATGGCAACCCAATCGGCGGAAGTTACTCACAGCCATTCTACCCAACACCGAACTACGTACAACAACCGATTTCTGTCCCGATGCCACCAGCTTGTCCCAATCCAAACCCATGTAGTGAGCAGCTGTCTTTTCACGGAATCACACAGGCAAACTCTCCAGATTCAGTCATAAGCTCCTCGCTATCAACCCATACGGACAATGACTCTATCGACAATATATTGATGcacctgtaataataattttacaaatttaaataaaagagaattttacACCTCAtctcttcaaaattcaaatttgagttaagacttttgttcatttttgttattgtaattaacttaatactcattttaactaagtaaataaGGGTTTCATTTGTAATGGAGAGTGTTTTGTTCGGAACTTGAGACGCATGTCTACCAAATAAAGGTTTtttctaatatacaattttttcttaccTTGATGTAATCCTGTAATACACTGACAATTGCTTCACAAACAGTCGGGATGATGGTTGATATTATTTGCTTTGAAATCTTGAATGTGTAACTTAACGAGTGGTAAGAGTCTCCCGTTGCCAAAAACCGCAGAGTAACTGCAAGGCGTTCATGTGGAGGAATAGCACTTCTGAAGGACGTGTCTCGTTTCTGGATGATACGAGCTATCTTATTTAGAAGATCTTCAAAGTCACTACTTTTCATTcgaaaaacagtttttgaaaccACATCCATATCTGTACTCGAGATTTAATTCGTCTTCATCATCCAATACCAAATCCTTCATCAACTCACTAGTTCCGTATTTTCTTCTACTTTGAAGGCTTGGACGCACCCAAAACCGTCGTTTACGCAATTTTTCGTGATTGATAATTACAAACGCGCCTAAAGCAACTAGTACATCCTCCTCGTCAGACATTTTGCGACTGAATGCCAACTCACGTGTAGACGACAAGCCAAAATCTAGGTTTGCCGCGTTGGCTTTGCCAACGCGGCATTGCCAAAAGCCAGCCGCGGCATAGTGTGGACACGGCTttagacgcattacttcagaggcgATAAAAAGCAATGCAACTTTTGAAACGGAACAACATTATAAATGGAAACGTTTGTTGATTAGAGGAACTTTTGGGAGGCTGTATTAAAACCAgtggaaattataaattatttctcattttgaatgtaatttattccAAACGGACGGGATCATCTAAACATAATCTCACTTATTAATTCGTTTGGTAAtcaggcattttactcagttaaaattagAGAATAAATCACAAAGTTGATTTGTAGAATCTTAGATGGTTGGATCGAATAGTTTCTGTACTTGAAAGTGAACACTGTTTAAACAATTGATAACTTGATGATAATCTCTGGCTGCTGTGACCGATGTAGAGACATATGATATATTAAGCCTAGCTAAAATGTCACCTACAGTTACTTTGCAGGGAGATATCAACTGATTCTCCGTCacttatcaattaaaattataaattactaatcATATTACTATGGATGCAATAGTTAACAGTACACCATAAAACTACAAAGCACATTACTTACAATTAGTTGTTACTTCCTATAGTAAACTGTGATGATAGAGTTGGGTTGTTATGAGATCTAAGTCATTGAGTGTCTCTTAACATTACTTCCTTGTTGTGCACTTTATcccttatttttatacatattttattacgtgttcaaaagaacaatattgatgattgtctgacttgactacaattatattaaaaatatctttgtttaattttgcttAAGAATGAAACGCGTTTTATACATCACATATATTACCCTTGCATGAAGTTTTTGAATTAGTCTTTCCaactttaagttaatttattatatttttacgttGAGTCCTTACTcttgttaaagtaaattacacatatacCCTGTTCTCGCGCagaacagaattatttttaacagaactacaagcaaattattctaaaattataaaagcagTGCTGCTTCCAACCTGAAACCTTGCCTCGCcctaacttaaaatgtaaattaataccCTCATAACAAAACTACATACATGGTTATCACTTTAGATGAAacaccaaatatttaaatttatgatcgCATGTTATTAGTTTGCTAATGAAACCACTTTGGGaactagtgaaattttaaatgttataagtgtTAGTGTACATTGTATCCGATACAAATatcgaatttataaatattttataaaaaccaacagttaagctgttttattattttgtagactaaTGATAGTTTCTGTAACTCgtgctaatttaattataataaacataaaattatacatacacaacAAGGGCTACAATAgaggaaacaaataaattattttgatttaccGTTTAGAGAGGTACCAGCGTTTAAGCGGACATTCAGGTTCTTATTTCGGACACtcggatttgaagatttagtTGACGAGTGGGTTAACTTTCACTAACTTCTCACTGGGAGACAGCAATGCACATATAAGTACATGTTTTATCAAAGCACTACGGcaacatgcaaattttaaaagtagtttttcatACGGAAGACGCTTTGTTAAATAGAACAATGTTTCACCCTAGACCAATCTGAATGATTTACGTCTCCGAAATaggttcttaaaaatttttatacactGTTTCTTTATTTGCTAGGAACGACAAAATAATATGCTAGAAACacgttattaataagaaaattgaatgtaaacatagcccataacatttaataaaac encodes:
- the LOC124372275 gene encoding uncharacterized protein LOC124372275, with amino-acid sequence MHVAETVPSTVMEWTNDKVCQLIELYRDKPVLWDCRLKGYKDRNKKQDALQEIADVFGVDKAVVEKKIKNLVCHFLREIKKERDSSKSGAGNSDVYKSKWFCYNNMLFLQDRNTPNETTDTITQDEHTNKDGDTANQSQTVNQDQVAGPSGETPRKRVSLPKEQSDRPGGGPQKKKKTTVTEEALSIMRSIQGRHKGMDQFKSFGEQVGLRIKDLPSSNAQKIAKHLISNILFEAEMGKYDYGNPIGGSYSQPFYPTPNYVQQPISVPMPPACPNPNPCSEQLSFHGITQANSPDSVISSSLSTHTDNDSIDNILMHL
- the LOC124372274 gene encoding protein ALP1-like, with protein sequence MPKTEAEWKVISKEFNDKWNFPNCVGAFDGKHIELQAPIHSGTEYFNYKGFFSIVLFAVVDAHYNFIYASVGCQGRISDGGVFSHTTFRDCLRNNTMHLPPPTPLPGRTDKTPYVFVADDAFPLSKHIMKPYPGIQKKDSKERVFNYRLSRARRVSENAFGIISSVYRILQRPMLLKPEWATLVVLAVLYLHNYLRKSNSKSVYNPVGTFDSECSTTGEINPGHWRQSPSNQALVNFPRTSRRSTDEAQATRKEFADFFASPAGKLSFQQDK